The following proteins come from a genomic window of Pirellula staleyi DSM 6068:
- a CDS encoding glycosyltransferase, which translates to MSPRAKERILMISTHGYVAAQPELGKPDTGGQVVYVLELSRCLARMGYQVDIMTRQFEDQVAEEQVAENVRLLRFPCGGSEFIGKETLCQHIPEWSANALRYIRKNKLHYRFINTHYWDAGLAGAALARGLVIPHLHTPHSIGSWKRDNMPGDVDGNERRWNFRRRITDEKTIYDEADALIATTPQQREILCGENYDTPKAKVHVIPPGYDDTRFYPVSMATRQTLKRELGMEGPTVLALGRLARNKGYDLLIRSMKPVFDRIAHATLVLAIGGTELSPDEKIQLDALKALARELDIEHRIRFQDYIPDEMLADYYRAADVFALSSRYEPFGMTAIEAMACGTPTVVTTEGGLWEQVTWGLEALYANPNDCDAFGHSILEVLQYPQVSAQLAKFGSQKARAKFTWNGVAQQVLESVEDALAKRLPDWPIITDTPLPISTPITKGVTLS; encoded by the coding sequence ATGTCCCCACGAGCTAAAGAACGAATTCTGATGATCTCCACCCACGGCTATGTCGCTGCCCAGCCAGAGCTTGGCAAGCCCGACACTGGTGGCCAGGTTGTCTATGTCCTCGAGCTCTCGCGATGCCTTGCTCGCATGGGCTATCAGGTCGATATCATGACCCGCCAATTCGAGGATCAAGTTGCCGAAGAGCAAGTCGCCGAGAATGTCCGCTTGCTCCGATTTCCTTGTGGCGGTAGCGAATTCATCGGGAAAGAAACACTTTGCCAGCACATTCCGGAATGGTCGGCGAATGCCCTGCGCTATATCCGCAAAAACAAGCTCCACTACCGGTTCATCAACACACACTACTGGGATGCTGGCCTCGCCGGCGCGGCACTAGCACGAGGACTCGTGATTCCTCATCTTCACACGCCTCACTCCATCGGTTCGTGGAAACGGGACAACATGCCGGGGGATGTTGATGGCAACGAGCGTCGCTGGAACTTCCGCCGCCGCATTACCGACGAGAAGACAATCTACGACGAAGCCGACGCGCTCATCGCAACGACTCCTCAGCAGCGCGAGATCTTGTGTGGCGAGAACTACGATACACCGAAGGCTAAGGTGCATGTGATTCCACCAGGTTACGACGATACCCGTTTTTATCCTGTGTCGATGGCCACGCGACAAACGCTCAAACGCGAGCTTGGCATGGAAGGTCCCACGGTCCTTGCGCTCGGGCGATTAGCCCGCAACAAAGGCTACGATCTGCTGATTCGTTCGATGAAACCTGTTTTTGATCGCATAGCGCATGCGACACTGGTGCTGGCCATCGGCGGAACCGAACTTTCGCCTGACGAGAAAATTCAACTCGACGCACTCAAGGCCCTCGCCCGCGAACTCGACATCGAACATCGCATTCGCTTTCAAGACTACATTCCCGACGAAATGCTAGCCGACTACTATCGTGCCGCCGATGTGTTTGCCCTCTCGAGCCGCTACGAGCCTTTCGGTATGACCGCCATCGAAGCCATGGCCTGCGGCACTCCCACGGTCGTGACGACCGAAGGAGGTTTGTGGGAACAAGTGACTTGGGGACTCGAAGCCCTATATGCCAATCCGAACGACTGCGATGCCTTCGGCCACTCGATCCTCGAAGTGCTCCAGTATCCCCAGGTCTCGGCACAGCTCGCAAAATTCGGTTCGCAAAAGGCGCGTGCCAAGTTCACCTGGAATGGTGTCGCTCAGCAAGTGCTCGAGAGTGTGGAAGATGCGCTCGCCAAGCGTCTCCCCGACTGGCCAATCATTACCGACACGCCGCTGCCGATCTCGACCCCCATCACGAAAGGGGTGACGTTGTCATGA
- a CDS encoding MarR family winged helix-turn-helix transcriptional regulator, which produces MPDSLTTADQILIALRQVTQAIDLYSRYLLVEHGLTGPQIGVLRHLDRSSSATPGELSDALHITPPTIVGILNRLEERGLLTRERGSRTDRRSVVVRLTTAGSEAVAKSPPLLRDRFLEQLAQMPTWEQTQMLATLQRVAHLMQADEISAEPFLHRGPAAPASTAMPATGQQNATGEPTAIAATSPVPRHEFPSVASTTAAELTTRELAVRDAIASLAISEQLSGCDPPL; this is translated from the coding sequence ATGCCCGACTCGCTGACTACCGCCGATCAGATCCTGATTGCCCTGCGGCAAGTGACGCAGGCGATCGATCTCTATTCGCGATATCTGCTGGTCGAACATGGACTGACCGGGCCGCAAATCGGAGTGCTACGGCACCTCGACCGGTCAAGCTCGGCAACACCGGGCGAACTCTCCGATGCCCTGCACATCACTCCACCCACGATTGTGGGGATCCTCAACCGACTCGAGGAACGTGGTCTTCTCACGCGCGAACGCGGCAGCCGAACCGACCGCCGGAGCGTAGTGGTCAGGCTGACAACTGCCGGCAGCGAGGCGGTGGCGAAGTCCCCTCCCCTGCTGCGCGACCGCTTCCTGGAGCAACTCGCCCAAATGCCGACGTGGGAGCAGACACAAATGCTCGCCACCCTGCAGCGAGTCGCCCATCTCATGCAGGCCGATGAAATCTCGGCCGAGCCCTTTTTGCATCGCGGCCCTGCTGCACCAGCCTCCACGGCGATGCCAGCAACGGGCCAGCAAAATGCCACCGGCGAACCGACAGCCATCGCGGCGACCAGTCCGGTTCCACGGCACGAATTTCCGAGCGTGGCTTCCACCACAGCAGCTGAACTGACAACGCGGGAGCTAGCTGTTCGCGATGCGATCGCCAGCCTGGCGATCAGTGAACAGCTGAGCGGCTGCGATCCACCACTTTAA
- a CDS encoding YkgJ family cysteine cluster protein, translating into MKLPRTKPRRADLKAGENLCEHCTAKCCRYFALPIETPTERGDYDVIRWFLLHDRASVFVDDTTWYLLVHTTCKHLLPNNFCGIYETRPQICRDYTTNACEYEDDWTYEQYFETPEQLHEYTEAIFATSDKSAPIRSPKPSGNLPMLQRV; encoded by the coding sequence ATGAAACTCCCCCGCACAAAGCCGCGTCGCGCCGATCTGAAGGCGGGAGAGAACTTGTGCGAACACTGCACCGCAAAATGCTGTCGCTACTTTGCACTCCCGATCGAAACCCCTACCGAGCGTGGTGATTACGACGTCATCCGCTGGTTCCTGTTGCACGATCGGGCAAGTGTGTTTGTCGACGATACGACCTGGTATTTGCTGGTCCACACCACCTGCAAACATCTGCTCCCTAACAACTTCTGCGGCATTTACGAAACCCGCCCGCAGATTTGCCGCGACTACACCACCAACGCCTGCGAATACGAAGACGACTGGACCTACGAGCAGTACTTCGAAACCCCCGAACAACTGCACGAATACACCGAAGCAATTTTTGCCACGAGCGATAAGTCGGCTCCGATCCGTAGCCCTAAGCCCAGCGGCAACCTGCCGATGCTGCAGCGAGTTTAG
- the hisS gene encoding histidine--tRNA ligase, which translates to MIEPRTLAGFRDYLPEAMMPRERLIATAQKVYRSFGFVPIDTPALEYLEILSGKGGEESDRQMYRFEDNGGRMVGMRFDLTVPLARFAAQHVGQLGLPFKRYHIATVWRGERAQHGRYREFMQCDFDTIGTKSVAADIETACVIHELLQAIGISRFTIRVNNRAVLTGLLENLGLADKSTLVLRAIDKLPKSTPEKVVEELTAVAGCTAEQAADVLKFASIGGTADEILTQLQPLVAGSEKGEAGVERLSEILRGAAAAGVPASHLQLDVSIARGLDYYTGAIFETFLTDLPKIGSVCSGGRYDNLAALYTKQELPGIGASLGLDRLLAALEDLGMIEKVRTPAPVLVAFFDKTQLTAYLEIASAIRRAGIGCEMFPDAKKLGQQLQYADKRGFRVAIVAGDRELAAKMVQVKDLKTGETQEVSTAESFDALTQAIQKILAT; encoded by the coding sequence ATGATCGAACCTCGCACGCTGGCCGGATTTCGCGACTACCTTCCTGAAGCGATGATGCCTCGCGAGCGATTGATTGCGACGGCTCAAAAGGTCTACCGCTCGTTTGGATTTGTGCCAATCGATACGCCGGCGCTGGAATACCTTGAAATCCTCTCCGGTAAAGGTGGCGAAGAGTCCGACCGGCAGATGTATCGCTTCGAGGACAATGGTGGGCGGATGGTCGGAATGCGCTTCGACCTGACGGTTCCACTTGCGCGATTTGCTGCTCAGCATGTCGGTCAACTTGGACTGCCGTTTAAGCGCTATCACATTGCCACGGTGTGGCGCGGCGAGCGGGCTCAGCACGGCCGTTATCGCGAGTTCATGCAGTGCGACTTCGACACGATCGGCACCAAAAGTGTCGCGGCCGATATCGAAACCGCCTGTGTCATTCACGAACTGCTCCAGGCCATTGGCATTTCGCGATTCACGATTCGAGTGAACAATCGGGCTGTTCTAACCGGGCTGCTTGAAAATTTAGGGCTCGCCGACAAGAGCACGCTAGTGCTTAGGGCGATCGACAAGCTTCCCAAGAGCACACCGGAAAAGGTGGTCGAAGAGCTCACGGCCGTGGCGGGATGCACCGCTGAGCAAGCGGCTGATGTGCTGAAGTTTGCTTCGATCGGTGGAACAGCCGACGAAATACTGACGCAGCTACAGCCACTGGTTGCTGGGAGCGAGAAGGGTGAAGCAGGGGTCGAGCGACTCTCGGAGATTTTGCGTGGCGCTGCTGCGGCGGGGGTTCCTGCGTCGCACTTGCAGCTCGATGTTTCGATTGCTCGCGGCCTCGATTACTACACGGGCGCTATCTTCGAAACGTTCCTGACTGATCTCCCCAAGATCGGCAGCGTTTGCAGCGGCGGACGTTACGACAATCTAGCCGCCCTCTATACCAAGCAAGAATTGCCCGGTATCGGTGCCTCGCTGGGGCTCGATCGGTTGCTTGCCGCACTCGAAGATCTCGGCATGATTGAAAAGGTGCGAACTCCGGCTCCTGTGCTCGTGGCGTTCTTCGATAAAACCCAGCTCACCGCGTACCTCGAGATCGCTTCGGCGATTCGTCGCGCTGGGATTGGCTGCGAGATGTTTCCCGACGCGAAGAAACTCGGACAACAGCTGCAATATGCCGACAAGCGTGGCTTCCGGGTTGCCATAGTCGCTGGCGATCGCGAGCTGGCTGCCAAAATGGTGCAAGTGAAGGACCTGAAAACGGGGGAAACGCAGGAAGTCTCCACCGCCGAGTCGTTTGACGCACTGACGCAGGCCATTCAGAAGATCCTGGCCACTTAG
- a CDS encoding DUF4126 domain-containing protein, whose product MEIADVVMSVLVGVGLAAACGYRVFVPLLALSLGSATGAVDVSAGWEWVGSPAAIVALAVASVLEIGAYYIPAVDNALDAVAIPLATIAGTLATASVSADMPPMLRWSVAAIAGGGMALTVQSATTTVRAVTTPVTAGLGNWIVATGELVMATFSAILAIFLPVIAVLASLGVIAILLAIILRFRRKRPEKLAKNLK is encoded by the coding sequence ATGGAAATCGCGGACGTGGTGATGTCGGTGCTGGTGGGGGTAGGGCTCGCGGCTGCTTGCGGCTATCGAGTCTTCGTCCCTCTGCTTGCGCTCTCTCTGGGGTCCGCCACCGGCGCAGTGGATGTTTCAGCCGGCTGGGAGTGGGTGGGAAGTCCTGCTGCCATCGTAGCCTTGGCAGTGGCGTCGGTTCTCGAAATCGGTGCCTACTACATTCCGGCTGTCGACAACGCCCTGGATGCGGTAGCTATTCCGCTGGCGACGATCGCTGGAACTCTCGCCACGGCAAGTGTTTCCGCCGATATGCCGCCGATGCTACGCTGGTCTGTGGCCGCCATTGCCGGGGGTGGGATGGCTCTCACCGTGCAGTCGGCAACTACCACGGTTCGCGCAGTCACTACACCAGTCACTGCAGGACTTGGCAACTGGATCGTGGCGACAGGAGAGCTTGTGATGGCGACATTTTCGGCCATCCTCGCGATTTTTCTGCCAGTCATCGCGGTGCTTGCCAGCCTCGGCGTCATTGCCATTCTCTTGGCTATCATTCTCCGCTTTCGTCGCAAGCGTCCCGAAAAACTTGCAAAAAATCTGAAGTAG
- a CDS encoding HYExAFE family protein — protein MTRRHNYYEAAFEAFLRHHRIPYVAVDETRRTLEGGGTLKSLDFIVSPVGAGRSWLIDIKGRRFPTGAAKHYWKNWTNGDELESLARWEQLFGERFQGLFVFAYDLVADRSPLPEEEIFEHHGRRFAFVAIQLDLYLAWAKLRSPKWNTFHIPVEAFRRLARSTRQLLLSPPAVRKTDFSG, from the coding sequence GTGACTCGTCGCCACAATTACTACGAAGCTGCGTTCGAAGCGTTCCTGCGGCATCACCGCATTCCCTACGTGGCGGTGGACGAAACTCGCCGTACACTCGAAGGTGGCGGCACACTCAAAAGCCTCGACTTTATTGTTTCACCGGTGGGGGCGGGTCGCAGCTGGCTGATCGATATCAAGGGGCGCCGCTTTCCAACGGGTGCCGCCAAGCACTACTGGAAAAACTGGACCAACGGCGACGAACTCGAAAGTCTCGCGCGGTGGGAGCAACTTTTTGGCGAGCGATTCCAAGGGCTCTTCGTTTTTGCCTACGACCTGGTTGCCGATCGCTCGCCGCTCCCCGAGGAGGAGATCTTCGAACATCACGGCCGACGATTTGCTTTTGTCGCCATTCAACTCGATCTCTACTTGGCTTGGGCCAAGCTGCGCTCACCAAAATGGAACACGTTTCACATCCCTGTGGAAGCTTTTCGTCGGCTCGCCCGCAGCACTCGCCAGTTGCTGCTCTCGCCCCCAGCTGTTCGCAAAACTGACTTCTCGGGATAG
- the glgX gene encoding glycogen debranching protein GlgX has product MLMRHVHPKLQFTHMLPYGAILHENGVQFVVFSRSATSMRLLLYDRVEDREPVEVIQFSRENDRWGDIWSIFVPGVAAGQLYHFQADGPYDPSQGQWFNAKARLIDPYAKALAGDFQQSDDGVIRPPKCVVVDDYFDWEGDRHVRRNLSESIIYETHVKGFTQDPSSKVKHPGTYLGLIEKIPYLKSLGITAVELMPVHEFPIGGIYGQQVERPNYWGYDPLAFFAPHRGYAAGTKPGAQVNEFKQMVKELHSAGIEVILDVVFNHTCEGNELGPTLSFKGLENRVYYMLGNGGSCYKNFSGCGNTVNGNHPIVRELIFNCLRHWVHNYHVDGFRFDLASILSRDRNGNLVPNPPLVEAIAEDPLLADTKIIAEAWDAAGAYQVGSFGDLRWAEWNGRYRDDARSFWRGDRGQMGAFVTRLAGSSDLYEHSGRPPYCSINFITSHDGFTLNDLVSYRDKHNEANGEGNRDGDNNNHSDNYGVEGPTKRPEIENLRVRQIKNMISTLMLSQGVPMIVAGDECRRTQKGNNNAYCQDNDISWFNWKLIEEHSDLVRFAEALIKFRRSQPTVRRETFLTGRPKFEGALPDVSWYSALGTAVDWHGDDGTLIALLKAPDLEHDPQGVGRDVLLLVNATSQPREFILPPVAKGTRWRLFVDTAAASPYDVYPDYDGPPPPRSRRLTLSYRSMCCFVAEDPVRLK; this is encoded by the coding sequence ATGCTCATGCGACACGTTCATCCAAAACTACAGTTCACGCACATGCTCCCGTACGGAGCCATTCTTCATGAGAATGGTGTCCAGTTCGTGGTGTTCAGTCGTTCGGCTACGTCGATGCGATTGCTTCTCTACGATCGCGTCGAAGATCGTGAGCCTGTAGAAGTCATTCAGTTCAGCCGCGAGAACGATCGCTGGGGCGATATCTGGAGCATCTTTGTTCCAGGTGTTGCTGCCGGTCAGCTGTATCACTTCCAAGCCGATGGTCCTTACGATCCATCGCAAGGTCAGTGGTTCAACGCTAAGGCACGCTTGATCGATCCCTACGCCAAGGCACTGGCGGGCGATTTTCAGCAGTCCGACGATGGCGTGATTCGTCCGCCCAAATGCGTGGTGGTCGATGACTACTTCGACTGGGAAGGGGATCGCCATGTGCGACGCAACCTCTCAGAATCGATCATCTATGAAACCCATGTCAAAGGTTTCACCCAAGATCCTTCAAGCAAGGTGAAGCATCCCGGCACTTACCTGGGACTCATCGAAAAAATTCCATACCTCAAGTCGCTCGGCATCACTGCTGTCGAATTGATGCCGGTTCACGAGTTCCCGATCGGTGGCATTTACGGCCAGCAAGTCGAGCGCCCCAACTACTGGGGCTACGATCCGCTCGCCTTCTTTGCTCCGCACCGGGGCTATGCCGCAGGGACCAAACCTGGCGCGCAAGTGAACGAGTTCAAGCAGATGGTGAAGGAACTTCACAGCGCGGGAATCGAAGTGATTCTCGACGTGGTGTTCAATCACACTTGCGAAGGGAACGAGCTTGGGCCAACGCTCAGCTTCAAGGGACTTGAGAACCGCGTTTACTACATGCTCGGCAATGGCGGAAGTTGCTACAAAAACTTCTCGGGTTGCGGCAACACCGTGAACGGCAATCATCCGATTGTTCGCGAGCTGATCTTCAATTGCTTGCGACACTGGGTGCACAACTATCACGTCGATGGCTTCCGCTTCGATCTGGCGAGCATTTTGAGCCGCGATCGAAACGGCAACTTGGTCCCCAATCCGCCGCTGGTCGAAGCCATTGCAGAAGACCCGCTGCTGGCCGATACCAAGATTATCGCTGAAGCTTGGGATGCCGCTGGCGCGTATCAAGTTGGCTCGTTTGGCGACCTCCGCTGGGCTGAATGGAACGGTCGCTATCGCGACGATGCTCGCAGCTTCTGGCGCGGCGATCGTGGCCAAATGGGTGCGTTTGTGACTCGTCTCGCGGGTTCAAGCGATCTGTATGAGCACTCGGGGCGTCCACCGTATTGCAGCATCAACTTCATCACGTCGCACGACGGCTTTACGCTCAACGATTTGGTGAGCTACCGCGATAAGCACAACGAAGCCAATGGCGAAGGGAACCGCGACGGCGACAACAACAACCACAGCGACAACTATGGTGTTGAAGGTCCGACCAAACGCCCCGAAATCGAGAACCTGCGTGTTCGCCAGATCAAGAATATGATCAGCACGCTGATGCTCAGCCAAGGTGTGCCGATGATCGTGGCTGGCGACGAATGCCGCCGGACGCAGAAGGGAAATAACAACGCCTACTGCCAAGACAACGACATCAGCTGGTTCAACTGGAAGCTGATCGAGGAACATTCCGACCTCGTTCGCTTCGCTGAAGCACTGATTAAGTTCCGTCGCTCCCAGCCGACTGTTCGCCGCGAAACGTTCCTCACTGGTCGTCCGAAATTCGAAGGTGCCTTGCCCGATGTTTCGTGGTACAGCGCCCTCGGAACGGCTGTCGATTGGCACGGCGACGACGGCACACTGATTGCCCTGCTCAAAGCTCCCGACCTCGAACACGATCCCCAAGGGGTCGGTCGCGACGTGCTGCTGCTGGTAAACGCCACCAGTCAGCCCCGCGAGTTCATCCTCCCTCCTGTGGCCAAGGGAACCCGCTGGCGATTGTTCGTCGATACAGCAGCAGCGAGCCCCTACGACGTCTATCCCGACTACGACGGCCCGCCACCACCTCGGTCGCGCCGCCTGACACTTTCGTACCGCAGCATGTGCTGTTTCGTCGCCGAAGATCCTGTGCGACTGAAATAG
- a CDS encoding HAD-IIA family hydrolase — MIGRCGFLIDMDGVIYRGKQIVPGADRFIQHLIERQIPFTFLTNNSQRTRRDVVKKLSRMGIEVGEQHIFTCAMATARFLAEQKPGGTAFVIGEGGLLQALHTNGYAIVDDDPDYVVVGEGRTFNMEIVEAAVRMILRGSKLIATNIDPNCPTSQGLRPGCGAIVAMLETATGIKAFSVGKPSPVMMRAARKELGLSTGETIMIGDTMETDILGGASMGYRTVLVMTGSTTRREDLVRYAYRPDYVCESIADLCDPAFFEQLTGLDFHAEHAPQKLALA; from the coding sequence ATGATAGGTCGTTGTGGTTTTCTTATCGACATGGATGGCGTGATCTACCGCGGCAAGCAGATTGTGCCAGGGGCCGACCGCTTTATTCAGCATTTGATCGAGCGGCAGATCCCTTTCACGTTTCTCACGAACAACAGCCAACGAACTCGCCGCGACGTGGTTAAAAAACTGTCGCGCATGGGGATCGAAGTGGGCGAACAGCACATTTTCACCTGTGCAATGGCCACCGCCCGCTTTCTCGCAGAGCAAAAGCCCGGTGGAACGGCGTTTGTGATTGGCGAGGGAGGCCTGCTCCAAGCGCTCCACACCAATGGCTACGCCATCGTCGACGACGACCCCGACTACGTAGTGGTGGGGGAAGGCCGCACGTTCAACATGGAGATCGTCGAGGCTGCTGTCCGCATGATCCTCCGAGGCAGCAAACTCATCGCCACGAACATCGACCCCAACTGCCCCACCTCACAAGGACTTCGTCCAGGCTGTGGCGCGATTGTCGCTATGCTGGAAACAGCCACCGGAATCAAGGCGTTTAGCGTTGGCAAACCCAGCCCCGTGATGATGCGTGCCGCTCGAAAAGAACTGGGGCTCTCCACCGGCGAAACCATCATGATTGGCGATACCATGGAGACTGACATTCTGGGTGGCGCTTCGATGGGATATCGCACCGTGCTAGTCATGACCGGTTCGACCACGCGTCGCGAGGATCTAGTGCGGTACGCTTACCGCCCCGACTATGTTTGCGAATCGATCGCCGACCTTTGCGATCCAGCGTTCTTTGAGCAGTTGACGGGACTTGATTTCCATGCCGAACATGCCCCGCAGAAACTCGCGCTCGCTTAG
- a CDS encoding peptidase M50 has protein sequence MSLQDLYISSSRRAVQLRMRADLIVQSQSFQGRLYRVIKDPLTLRYYRFEEEEFTILEALDGERSLDDIREAYEHRFSPEKISLNELHRLISNLYRSGLLISNAAGQGDSLLARRTEREKNWWKTIGGSILSMRFRGINPDRLLTLLNHFTSPLFTVPAAILAAIWIASALLLVAVEFESFNARLPTFQQFFAGPNWIWLAITLCLTKVLHEFGHGLACKKFGGHCHEMGLMLLILTPCLYCNVTDSWMIRSKWKRAAIGAAGMYVELILAATCTFLWWMSEPGLLNHLCLNVMFVSSVSTLLFNANPLMRYDGYYILSDLLEIPNLRQKSITAVQQTLGRWFLGMQVPDDPFLPKRQVPLFALYGIFAPIYGWLVSISIFWMLYNVLAPAGLKILGQFAAVLMLIAMLVAPLWKGLKLIIKLTKERRVNTFRSWIVLGSLTAAVGGILLVPLPHYIVVPMELAPHNATNLYVDVAGEVQSLFVTSGPVKAGQPIVELANIDARIAEQRLLSQRHQLATRVEGLRQRAHTDDSALLEVAETEEALEAIDKQLRQRQEQIQRMIVRAPLDGILVPPPTKPRPASKPTTLASWHGRPLSVRNVGAYLEESTLIGRIVQPGALEAMLAVSQNDIEFVVAGQEVDMVLDQWPGIKLVSRVEHISRQELEVAPRSLSTSAGGTLATRADSEGRERPLEVTYLVSVPIQDDSHEMLIGGSGEARIHAGHLTIGQRIYRAFCKTFHFDM, from the coding sequence GTGTCGCTGCAAGATCTCTATATTTCGAGTTCGCGCCGGGCAGTTCAGCTACGGATGCGCGCCGACTTGATCGTGCAGTCGCAGTCGTTCCAAGGACGCTTGTATCGCGTCATCAAAGATCCACTGACACTGCGCTACTATCGTTTCGAGGAAGAAGAGTTCACCATTCTCGAGGCGCTCGATGGCGAGCGAAGTCTCGACGATATCCGCGAGGCTTACGAGCATCGCTTCTCGCCCGAGAAGATTTCTCTGAATGAACTGCATCGCCTGATCAGCAATCTCTATCGCAGCGGACTTTTGATTTCCAATGCGGCCGGCCAAGGGGATTCGCTCCTGGCGCGGCGCACCGAGCGCGAGAAGAACTGGTGGAAAACAATCGGTGGCTCGATCCTTTCGATGCGTTTTCGTGGCATCAATCCCGATCGGTTGCTCACACTACTCAACCACTTCACCAGCCCGCTCTTCACAGTTCCTGCGGCAATTCTTGCTGCCATCTGGATCGCAAGTGCGCTACTGCTCGTGGCGGTGGAGTTCGAATCGTTTAATGCGCGGCTTCCCACTTTTCAGCAGTTTTTCGCAGGTCCCAACTGGATTTGGCTCGCCATCACGCTCTGCCTTACGAAGGTGCTGCACGAGTTTGGACATGGCCTAGCTTGTAAAAAATTTGGTGGCCATTGCCACGAAATGGGGTTGATGCTGCTGATCCTCACCCCGTGCCTCTACTGTAATGTCACCGACAGCTGGATGATTCGTAGCAAATGGAAGCGGGCCGCCATCGGTGCAGCAGGTATGTACGTCGAACTGATCCTCGCCGCCACCTGCACATTCCTGTGGTGGATGAGTGAGCCGGGACTTCTCAACCATCTTTGCCTGAACGTGATGTTTGTAAGCAGTGTCAGCACGCTGCTGTTTAACGCCAATCCGCTGATGCGTTACGACGGCTACTACATTCTTTCGGATCTGCTAGAGATTCCTAATCTTCGTCAAAAATCGATCACAGCGGTGCAGCAAACCTTGGGACGATGGTTCCTCGGAATGCAGGTTCCTGATGACCCGTTTCTGCCAAAGCGACAAGTGCCTCTGTTTGCCCTGTATGGCATCTTTGCGCCGATCTATGGCTGGCTCGTTTCGATCTCGATTTTTTGGATGCTCTACAACGTCCTCGCTCCGGCAGGACTGAAGATTCTTGGCCAATTCGCTGCGGTTCTGATGCTGATTGCGATGCTCGTCGCGCCGCTCTGGAAAGGGCTGAAACTCATCATCAAGCTGACGAAGGAGCGACGCGTGAACACCTTTCGAAGCTGGATCGTACTAGGCTCGCTCACCGCAGCTGTTGGTGGCATTTTGCTCGTCCCCCTGCCGCACTACATCGTGGTGCCGATGGAACTTGCTCCGCACAACGCCACCAATCTGTATGTCGATGTCGCTGGTGAAGTGCAAAGTCTGTTTGTCACCTCAGGACCTGTCAAAGCAGGACAGCCGATTGTGGAACTCGCGAACATCGATGCTCGAATTGCTGAGCAGCGTTTGCTGTCGCAGCGGCATCAACTAGCCACACGTGTCGAGGGACTTCGCCAACGCGCCCACACCGATGACTCGGCCCTGCTTGAAGTTGCTGAAACAGAAGAAGCCCTGGAAGCGATCGACAAACAACTACGACAGCGGCAGGAGCAAATCCAGCGCATGATTGTGCGTGCTCCTCTGGATGGCATTCTCGTGCCCCCTCCAACCAAGCCTCGCCCAGCCTCGAAACCAACCACCTTAGCAAGTTGGCACGGGCGTCCTCTTTCCGTCCGTAATGTTGGCGCTTATCTCGAAGAGAGTACGCTGATTGGTCGGATTGTTCAGCCAGGTGCTCTCGAAGCGATGCTCGCCGTGAGTCAGAACGACATCGAGTTTGTGGTCGCTGGCCAAGAGGTCGACATGGTGCTCGATCAATGGCCTGGCATCAAACTGGTGAGTCGAGTCGAGCATATTTCGCGTCAGGAGCTAGAAGTTGCCCCTCGCAGCCTCTCCACTTCGGCCGGGGGAACTCTTGCCACGCGTGCCGACAGCGAAGGTCGAGAGCGACCACTTGAAGTGACTTATCTGGTGAGTGTTCCGATTCAAGACGATTCGCACGAGATGCTGATTGGCGGGAGTGGCGAGGCACGGATCCACGCCGGACACCTCACCATCGGCCAACGCATCTACCGGGCTTTCTGCAAGACCTTTCACTTCGACATGTAA